In Tripterygium wilfordii isolate XIE 37 chromosome 15, ASM1340144v1, whole genome shotgun sequence, one DNA window encodes the following:
- the LOC119980053 gene encoding dirigent protein 22-like, with protein MALTSKIVALALMLVTCCATTEARKPKVTKIQFYMHDIVGGSDPTAVRVAGRSNFTRPDPIGAMFGSLFVMDNPLTATPDPNSTVIGRAQGTYAMSSQHQEFSLLMTLTYGFTTGPYNGSTFSVLGRNPVMRGVREMPVVGGTGTFRLARGYCLATTQSMDQMDAVIGYNVTLIHY; from the coding sequence ATGGCGTTAACAAGCAAAATTGTGGCTTTGGCATTGATGCTTGTGACGTGCTGCGCCACCACCGAGGCCAGGAAACCCAAGGTCACAAAAATCCAATTTTACATGCATGATATTGTAGGGGGATCCGACCCAACTGCCGTTCGTGTAGCGGGCCGGTCCAACTTCACAAGGCCAGATCCAATTGGGGCCATGTTTGGATCCCTTTTTGTAATGGACAACCCACTCACGGCGACACCCGACCCAAACTCGACCGTAATAGGCCGAGCCCAAGGAACATACGCGATGTCATCACAGCATCAGGAGTTCAGTCTTCTCATGACGCTCACATATGGGTTCACCACTGGACCTTATAATGGCAGCACATTTAGTGTGCTGGGCCGGAATCCGGTGATGAGGGGAGTGAGAGAAATGCCAGTTGTCGGCGGCACCGGCACTTTTCGGCTCGCTCGGGGGTATTGCTTGGCGACAACCCAGTCCATGGACCAGATGGATGCAGTGATTGGATACAATGTCACATTAATACACTATTAG
- the LOC120017129 gene encoding uncharacterized ATP-dependent helicase YprA-like isoform X1 has protein sequence MADKCETAIEVRTLSGELTTFNIPANKSIHDLKLLLKLTFPPASSYQNFHIFFKGAKLSPQSSVGEHAIASGEFMVLVPFTKKSRPATPNPEFSSNALNQNPLSDFAESAYSDMMNELSSLRGEANSGEGRTDHERENIFFGYKHKRETIKDNGEERLYEFVWSVYKSNNWNLVNDESCKTFVEVLKLENCLSFPYSGNCLFLREANWNCDRENPNDNIKLCFCPSWLKKIMEGFTFLNILSSFLQLQREEVSSICLIEGLKEIGKFGVQIGLDDIENLSVLCPKVVSFVENDTKFTNCRDTIVIISSSTEKGDGVRQKTGKKGNFSKILSAMKKREDIFKTNLRKAGLRLMDKNGNALSMPISMEDFFKFVKESGSSASRNATESAKSSISSASTSHSLQKRCHETNHLSPVEMVEHLREGFGSRGQMVHVEDIGARKATHVDIPIELSYNTKSVLRCIGITKLYSHQADSIVASLAGKNVVVATMTSSGKSLCYNLPVLEALCENPSSSALYLFPTKALAQDQLRALLTMTREFDVSINMGIYDGDTSQSERTRLRDEARLLITNPDMLHMSILPIHGKFSQILSNLRYVVIDEAHAYKGAFGCHAALILRRLRRICSHVYGSDPSFVFSTATSANPREHCMELASLSTLELIENDGSHSSRKLFSLWNPTLSLTSVSNETQIATDDVELTRKAFSPISEVSHLFAEMVQHGLRCIAFCRSRKLCELVLSYTREILQEAAPHLVDSICAYRAGYVAQDRRKIEKDLFSGKLCGIAATNALELGIDVGHIDVTLHLGFPGSIASLWQQAGRSGRREKTSLAVYVGFEGPLDQYFMRFPRKLFESPIECCHVDAQNQQVLQQHLVCAALEHPISLLYDEKYFGSGLGTAIMSLKKRGCLSTDLSVEISCRMWSYVGREKIPSRAISIRAIEAERYQVIDKKRDKVIEEIEESRAFFQVYEGAVYMHQGRTYLVENLDLSGKTALCKEADLKYYTKTRDYTDIHVIGGNIAYPARVSESVFTRTTAQANTCRVTTTWFGFHKIWKGSHQVFETVELSLPKYSYESQAVWIRVPQSIKTAVMEKNYSFRGGLHAASHAVLNVVPLYIRCNYSDLAPECPNSHDTRYFPERILLYDKQPGGTGISVQVQPYFKELLNAALELLSSCCCSWDSGCPNCVQSLICHEYNEGLHKDAAIMIIKDVLDAEESIFIGKTDSSKTIEAGLS, from the exons ATGGCGGATAAGTGCGAGACCGCAATAGAAGTCCGTACACTGAGCGGCGAATTGACGACCTTTAATATACCGGCGAATAAAAGTATTCACGATCTCAAGCTCCTCTTGAAGCTCACTTTCCCTCCCGCCTCTTCGTACCAAAATTTCCATATTTTCTTCAAG GGTGCTAAACTGAGCCCCCAGAGCAGTGTAGGCGAACACGCCATTGCGTCTGGTGAGTTCATGGTGTTAGTTCCTTTCACCAAGAAGAGCCGTCCCGCGACTCCAAATCCTGAATTTTCCTCCAATGCTCTTAATCAAAACCCACTCTCAGATTTTGCAGAATCAGCTTATTCTGATATGATGAATGAGTTATCTTCTTTACGTGGTGAAGCTAATAGTGGTGAGGGACGGACTGATCATGAGAGGGAGAATATATTTTTTGGGTACAAACATAAGAGGGAAACTATTAAAGATAATGGAGAGGAGCGTTTGTATGAATTTGTGTGGAGTGTTTATAAGTCAAATAACTGGAATCTGGTTAATGACGAGAGTTGTAAAACATTTGTTgaggttttgaagttggaaaattGTTTATCATTTCCATATTCTGGGAATTGTTTGTTTCTAAGAGAAGCAAATTGGAACTGTGACAGGGAGAATCCCAATGACAATATCAAGTTATGCTTTTGTCCTTCGTGGTTAAAGAAAATCATGGAGGGATTCACTTTCTTGAACATACTCTCCTCGTTTCTTCAGTTGCAGAGGGAAGAGGTTTCCTCAATTTGTTTGATTGAAGGACTTAAAGAGATTGGAAAGTTTGGTGTTCAAATTGGGTTGGATGATATAGAGAATCTTTCTGTTCTTTGTCCGAAG GTGGTAAGTTTTGTAGAAAATGATACAAAGTTCACAAACTGTAGAGATACTATTGTTATCATCAGTTCTTCAACAGAGAAAGGAGATGGAGTCAGGCAGAAAACTG GGAAAAAAGGCAATTTTTCGAAGATACTTAGTGCAATGAAGAAACGGGAAGATATCTTCAAAACTAATCTGCGAAAAGCTGGTTTACGGCTAATG GATAAAAATGGGAATGCTTTGTCAATGCCTATTTCCATGGAGGATTTTTTCAAATTTGTGAAGGAAAGTGGTTCCTCTGCAAGCAGAAATGCAACGGAAAGTGCCAAGAGCTCCATATCTTCTGCTTCAACATCTCATTCACTCCAGAAACGATGCCAT GAAACTAATCATTTGTCACCAGTGGAAATGGTTGAACATCTTCGAGAGGGTTTTGGATCTCGAGGACAG ATGGTGCATGTTGAAGATATTGGTGCCAGGAAAGCAACCCATGTAGATATCCCAATCGAATTATCGTATAACACTAAATCTGTCCTCAGATGTATTGGAATTACTAAATTATACAGCCACCAG GCAGATTCAATTGTAGCATCACTTGCTGGGAAGAATGTTGTAGTGGCAACAATGACATCTAGTGGGAAATCACTATGCTATAACCTGCCAGTTCTCGAAGCATTATGCGAGAACCCATCATCAAGTGCTCTATACTTGTTTCCGACGAAG GCTTTGGCTCAAGATCAACTAAGAGCTTTGTTGACGATGACAAGAGAATTTGATGTAAGTATAAATATGGGGATATATGATGGTGACACTTCACAGAGTGAAAGAACACGTTTACGTGACGAAGCTAGACTT TTGATCACAAATCCAGATATGTTACACATGTCAATCTTGCCCATTCATGGGAAATTCAGTCAAATTTTATCAAATCTTAG GTATGTGGTGATTGATGAAGCTCATGCTTACAAGGGAGCATTTGGATGCCATGCTGCTCTTATATTGAGAAGACTACGCCGCATCTGCTCTCATG TGTATGGTAGTGATCCTTCTTTTGTGTTTTCAACTGCAACTTCTGCAAATCCTCGTGAGCATTGCATG GAACTTGCGAGTTTATCAACACTGGAGCTCATTGAAAATGACGGAAGTCATTCTTCTCGAAAGTTATTTTCCCTCTGGAATCCTACGTTATCTCTCACCAGT GTGTCCAATGAGACACAGATTGCCACAGACGATGTTGAATTGACACGTAAAGCTTTTAG CCCAATTTCCGAAGTTTCGCATCTCTTTGCAGAGATGGTTCAGCATGGACTCCGTTGCATTGCTTTCTGTAGATCGCGTAAACTTTGTGAGCTAGTTTTATCCTATAC GCGTGAGATTCTTCAGGAAGCAGCCCCCCACCTTGTAGATTCTATCTGTGCGTATCGTGCTGGCTATGTTGCTCAG GATAGAAGAAAAATAGAGAAGGATTTGTTTAGTGGGAAGCTATGTGGCATTGCTGCAACGAATGCCCTTGAGCTGGGTATTGATGTCGGGCATATCGATGTAACCTTGCATTTAGGCTTTCCTGGTAGCATTGCTAG CCTGTGGCAGCAAGCTGGAAGATCTGGTCGACGAGAGAAGACATCACTTGCTGTTTATGTTGGTTTTGAAGGGCCTCTTGATCAATATTTCATGAGATTTCCCAGAAAACTCTTTGAGAGTCCAATTGAGTGCTGTCATGTTGATGCCCAAAACCAGCAG GTACTACAGCAGCATCTGGTCTGCGCTGCTTTAGAGCACCCAATTAGTTTGCTTTATGATGAGAAATATTTTGGCTCTGGTTTAGGGACTGCCATAATGTCCCTCAAAAAAAGAGGATGCCTCAGCACTGATCTGTCGGTTGAGATTTCTTGTAGAATGTGGAGCTACGTTGGTCGTGAG AAAATACCTTCACGTGCAATTAGCATTAGAGCAATAGAGGCTGAGAGATACCAGGTAATAGACAAGAAACGGGACAAAGTTATTGAAGAGATTGAGGAAAGCAGGGCTTTCTTTCAG GTATATGAAGGCGCCGTCTATATGCATCAAGGAAGAACCTATCTGGTTGAGAACTTGGATTTATCGGGAAAGACTGCTCTTTGCAAAGAAGCTGATTTGAAGTATTACACAAAAACTCGCGATTATACAGATATTCATGTCATTGGCGGCAATATT GCGTATCCAGCGAGGGTTTCAGAGAGTGTATTCACAAGAACAACAGCCCAAGCAAATACTTGCAGAGTAACTACTACTTGGTTTGGCTTCCATAAAATATGGAAAGGAAGCCATCAAGTCTTTGAGACAGTTGAACTGTCACTGCCTAAATATTCATATGAATCGCAG GCAGTTTGGATTCGAGTTCCACAATCCATAAAGACAGCTGTAATGGAGAAAAATTATTCATTTCGTGGGGGTCTGCATGCTGCTTCTCATGCAGTTCTGAATGTGGTGCCTTT GTATATAAGATGCAACTATTCTGACTTGGCTCCAGAGTGTCCAAATTCTCATGATACCCGCTATTTTCCTGAAAGGATCCTGTTATATGATAAACAGCCAGGTGGAACTGGAATCTCTGTACAG GTTCAACCCTATTTCAAAGAGCTTTTAAATGCAGCTTTGGAACTTCTCTCGTCTTGCTGCTGCTCTTGGGACAGTGGTTGCCCAAACTGTGTTCAA AGTCTCATATGCCATGAGTACAATGAAGGGTTACACAAGGATGCGGCAATTATGATCATTAAG gatGTTCTTGATGCAGAGGAATCTATCTTTATAGGAAAAACTGATTCTTCCAAAACTATTGAAGCAGGTTTGTCATGA
- the LOC120017129 gene encoding uncharacterized ATP-dependent helicase YprA-like isoform X2, with protein sequence MADKCETAIEVRTLSGELTTFNIPANKSIHDLKLLLKLTFPPASSYQNFHIFFKGAKLSPQSSVGEHAIASGEFMVLVPFTKKSRPATPNPEFSSNALNQNPLSDFAESAYSDMMNELSSLRGEANSGEGRTDHERENIFFGYKHKRETIKDNGEERLYEFVWSVYKSNNWNLVNDESCKTFVEVLKLENCLSFPYSGNCLFLREANWNCDRENPNDNIKLCFCPSWLKKIMEGFTFLNILSSFLQLQREEVSSICLIEGLKEIGKFGVQIGLDDIENLSVLCPKVVSFVENDTKFTNCRDTIVIISSSTEKGDGVRQKTGKKGNFSKILSAMKKREDIFKTNLRKAGLRLMDKNGNALSMPISMEDFFKFVKESGSSASRNATESAKSSISSASTSHSLQKRCHETNHLSPVEMVEHLREGFGSRGQMVHVEDIGARKATHVDIPIELSYNTKSVLRCIGITKLYSHQADSIVASLAGKNVVVATMTSSGKSLCYNLPVLEALCENPSSSALYLFPTKALAQDQLRALLTMTREFDVSINMGIYDGDTSQSERTRLRDEARLLITNPDMLHMSILPIHGKFSQILSNLRYVVIDEAHAYKGAFGCHAALILRRLRRICSHVYGSDPSFVFSTATSANPREHCMELASLSTLELIENDGSHSSRKLFSLWNPTLSLTSVSNETQIATDDVELTRKAFSPISEVSHLFAEMVQHGLRCIAFCRSRKLCELVLSYTREILQEAAPHLVDSICAYRAGYVAQDRRKIEKDLFSGKLCGIAATNALELGIDVGHIDVTLHLGFPGSIASLWQQAGRSGRREKTSLAVYVGFEGPLDQYFMRFPRKLFESPIECCHVDAQNQQVLQQHLVCAALEHPISLLYDEKYFGSGLGTAIMSLKKRGCLSTDLSVEISCRMWSYVGREKIPSRAISIRAIEAERYQVIDKKRDKVIEEIEESRAFFQVYEGAVYMHQGRTYLVENLDLSGKTALCKEADLKYYTKTRDYTDIHVIGGNIAYPARVSESVFTRTTAQANTCRVTTTWFGFHKIWKGSHQVFETVELSLPKYSYESQAVWIRVPQSIKTAVMEKNYSFRGGLHAASHAVLNVVPLYIRCNYSDLAPECPNSHDTRYFPERILLYDKQPGGTGISVQKSPAVARVGDRWDVCNCRTYPHIICREAVFRN encoded by the exons ATGGCGGATAAGTGCGAGACCGCAATAGAAGTCCGTACACTGAGCGGCGAATTGACGACCTTTAATATACCGGCGAATAAAAGTATTCACGATCTCAAGCTCCTCTTGAAGCTCACTTTCCCTCCCGCCTCTTCGTACCAAAATTTCCATATTTTCTTCAAG GGTGCTAAACTGAGCCCCCAGAGCAGTGTAGGCGAACACGCCATTGCGTCTGGTGAGTTCATGGTGTTAGTTCCTTTCACCAAGAAGAGCCGTCCCGCGACTCCAAATCCTGAATTTTCCTCCAATGCTCTTAATCAAAACCCACTCTCAGATTTTGCAGAATCAGCTTATTCTGATATGATGAATGAGTTATCTTCTTTACGTGGTGAAGCTAATAGTGGTGAGGGACGGACTGATCATGAGAGGGAGAATATATTTTTTGGGTACAAACATAAGAGGGAAACTATTAAAGATAATGGAGAGGAGCGTTTGTATGAATTTGTGTGGAGTGTTTATAAGTCAAATAACTGGAATCTGGTTAATGACGAGAGTTGTAAAACATTTGTTgaggttttgaagttggaaaattGTTTATCATTTCCATATTCTGGGAATTGTTTGTTTCTAAGAGAAGCAAATTGGAACTGTGACAGGGAGAATCCCAATGACAATATCAAGTTATGCTTTTGTCCTTCGTGGTTAAAGAAAATCATGGAGGGATTCACTTTCTTGAACATACTCTCCTCGTTTCTTCAGTTGCAGAGGGAAGAGGTTTCCTCAATTTGTTTGATTGAAGGACTTAAAGAGATTGGAAAGTTTGGTGTTCAAATTGGGTTGGATGATATAGAGAATCTTTCTGTTCTTTGTCCGAAG GTGGTAAGTTTTGTAGAAAATGATACAAAGTTCACAAACTGTAGAGATACTATTGTTATCATCAGTTCTTCAACAGAGAAAGGAGATGGAGTCAGGCAGAAAACTG GGAAAAAAGGCAATTTTTCGAAGATACTTAGTGCAATGAAGAAACGGGAAGATATCTTCAAAACTAATCTGCGAAAAGCTGGTTTACGGCTAATG GATAAAAATGGGAATGCTTTGTCAATGCCTATTTCCATGGAGGATTTTTTCAAATTTGTGAAGGAAAGTGGTTCCTCTGCAAGCAGAAATGCAACGGAAAGTGCCAAGAGCTCCATATCTTCTGCTTCAACATCTCATTCACTCCAGAAACGATGCCAT GAAACTAATCATTTGTCACCAGTGGAAATGGTTGAACATCTTCGAGAGGGTTTTGGATCTCGAGGACAG ATGGTGCATGTTGAAGATATTGGTGCCAGGAAAGCAACCCATGTAGATATCCCAATCGAATTATCGTATAACACTAAATCTGTCCTCAGATGTATTGGAATTACTAAATTATACAGCCACCAG GCAGATTCAATTGTAGCATCACTTGCTGGGAAGAATGTTGTAGTGGCAACAATGACATCTAGTGGGAAATCACTATGCTATAACCTGCCAGTTCTCGAAGCATTATGCGAGAACCCATCATCAAGTGCTCTATACTTGTTTCCGACGAAG GCTTTGGCTCAAGATCAACTAAGAGCTTTGTTGACGATGACAAGAGAATTTGATGTAAGTATAAATATGGGGATATATGATGGTGACACTTCACAGAGTGAAAGAACACGTTTACGTGACGAAGCTAGACTT TTGATCACAAATCCAGATATGTTACACATGTCAATCTTGCCCATTCATGGGAAATTCAGTCAAATTTTATCAAATCTTAG GTATGTGGTGATTGATGAAGCTCATGCTTACAAGGGAGCATTTGGATGCCATGCTGCTCTTATATTGAGAAGACTACGCCGCATCTGCTCTCATG TGTATGGTAGTGATCCTTCTTTTGTGTTTTCAACTGCAACTTCTGCAAATCCTCGTGAGCATTGCATG GAACTTGCGAGTTTATCAACACTGGAGCTCATTGAAAATGACGGAAGTCATTCTTCTCGAAAGTTATTTTCCCTCTGGAATCCTACGTTATCTCTCACCAGT GTGTCCAATGAGACACAGATTGCCACAGACGATGTTGAATTGACACGTAAAGCTTTTAG CCCAATTTCCGAAGTTTCGCATCTCTTTGCAGAGATGGTTCAGCATGGACTCCGTTGCATTGCTTTCTGTAGATCGCGTAAACTTTGTGAGCTAGTTTTATCCTATAC GCGTGAGATTCTTCAGGAAGCAGCCCCCCACCTTGTAGATTCTATCTGTGCGTATCGTGCTGGCTATGTTGCTCAG GATAGAAGAAAAATAGAGAAGGATTTGTTTAGTGGGAAGCTATGTGGCATTGCTGCAACGAATGCCCTTGAGCTGGGTATTGATGTCGGGCATATCGATGTAACCTTGCATTTAGGCTTTCCTGGTAGCATTGCTAG CCTGTGGCAGCAAGCTGGAAGATCTGGTCGACGAGAGAAGACATCACTTGCTGTTTATGTTGGTTTTGAAGGGCCTCTTGATCAATATTTCATGAGATTTCCCAGAAAACTCTTTGAGAGTCCAATTGAGTGCTGTCATGTTGATGCCCAAAACCAGCAG GTACTACAGCAGCATCTGGTCTGCGCTGCTTTAGAGCACCCAATTAGTTTGCTTTATGATGAGAAATATTTTGGCTCTGGTTTAGGGACTGCCATAATGTCCCTCAAAAAAAGAGGATGCCTCAGCACTGATCTGTCGGTTGAGATTTCTTGTAGAATGTGGAGCTACGTTGGTCGTGAG AAAATACCTTCACGTGCAATTAGCATTAGAGCAATAGAGGCTGAGAGATACCAGGTAATAGACAAGAAACGGGACAAAGTTATTGAAGAGATTGAGGAAAGCAGGGCTTTCTTTCAG GTATATGAAGGCGCCGTCTATATGCATCAAGGAAGAACCTATCTGGTTGAGAACTTGGATTTATCGGGAAAGACTGCTCTTTGCAAAGAAGCTGATTTGAAGTATTACACAAAAACTCGCGATTATACAGATATTCATGTCATTGGCGGCAATATT GCGTATCCAGCGAGGGTTTCAGAGAGTGTATTCACAAGAACAACAGCCCAAGCAAATACTTGCAGAGTAACTACTACTTGGTTTGGCTTCCATAAAATATGGAAAGGAAGCCATCAAGTCTTTGAGACAGTTGAACTGTCACTGCCTAAATATTCATATGAATCGCAG GCAGTTTGGATTCGAGTTCCACAATCCATAAAGACAGCTGTAATGGAGAAAAATTATTCATTTCGTGGGGGTCTGCATGCTGCTTCTCATGCAGTTCTGAATGTGGTGCCTTT GTATATAAGATGCAACTATTCTGACTTGGCTCCAGAGTGTCCAAATTCTCATGATACCCGCTATTTTCCTGAAAGGATCCTGTTATATGATAAACAGCCAGGTGGAACTGGAATCTCTGTACAG AAGTCTCCTGCAGTGGCCAGGGTCGGGGATAGATGGGATGTATGCAATTGTAGAacttatccccacataatatgcagAGAGGCtgtttttaggaattga
- the LOC120017132 gene encoding uncharacterized protein LOC120017132 has product MTPSRLRSPSFSMRRSLSRVQVRSPSIRSKPSETDQTTEFLGNDEEEVDSYGFQGELRDGSNKVMVVVDSTVEAKGALEWALTHTVQTQDSILLLHIINPSKQGEEYNQKLKLKAFEILRYMKTICQTKRPGVQVEVAMPMLEGKEKGRVIVEEAKKEKVSLLVLGQRKRSMMWRFMKRWRGKRNNHHGGFVEYCIQNASCMTIAVRRKGNKLGGYLITTKRHKNFWLLA; this is encoded by the exons ATGACTCCTTCACGCCTCAGATCTCCAAGTTTCTCTATGAGGAGGTCTCTGTCTCGTGTTCAAGTCCGATCGCCTTCAATTCGATCCAAACCCTCTGAAACTGATCAAACAACCGAGTTCTTGGGGAATGACGAAGAAGAAGTGGACAGCTATGGATTTCAAGGGGAATTGAGAGATGGTAGTAATAAGGTTATGGTGGTGGTTGATTCTACGGTTGAAGCTAAAGGTGCTCTCGAATGGGCACTGACACACACTGTTCAAACCCAGGATTCTATTCTTCTCCTCCATATAATTAACCCATCCAAACAAG GTGAAGAGTATAACCAGAAGCTTAAGCTAAAGGCCTTTGAAATCCTTCGCTACATGAAAACCATCTGCCAGACCAAGAGGCCTGGG GTACAAGTTGAGGTAGCAATGCCAATGCTGGAAGGGAAGGAGAAAGGTAGAGTAATAGTGGAAGAAgcaaagaaagagaaagtgtcACTATTGGTGTTGGGGCAAAGAAAGAGATCAATGATGTGGAGATTCATGAAGAGATGGAGAGGGAAAAGGAACAACCACCATGGGGGGTTTGTGGAGTACTGTATACAAAATGCTTCATGTATGACAATTGCAGTAAGGAGGAAGGGCAACAAGCTTGGAGGCTACTTGATCACCACCAAGCGTCACAAAAATTTCTGGCTCTTGGCCTAA